The following are encoded in a window of Lynx canadensis isolate LIC74 chromosome B1, mLynCan4.pri.v2, whole genome shotgun sequence genomic DNA:
- the DCAF16 gene encoding DDB1- and CUL4-associated factor 16 — translation MGPRNPSPDPLSESESEEEENANYLNESSGQEWDSSEEEDPVVPNLTPLESLAWQVKCLLKYSTTWKPLNPNSWLYHAKLLDPSTPVHILREIGLRLSHCSHCVPKLEPIPEWPPLASCGVPPFQKPLTNPSRLSRDHATLNGALQFATKQLSRTLSRATPIPEYLKQIPNSCVSGCCCGWLTKTVKETTRTEPINTTYSYTDFQKAVNKLLTASL, via the coding sequence ATGGGTCCCAGGAATCCCTCTCCTGACCCATTATCAGAATCAGaaagtgaggaagaagaaaacgCTAACTACCTAAATGAGAGTTCTGGGCAAGAGTGGGATTCCTCTGAAGAAGAAGACCCTGTGGTGCCCAACCTGACACCTCTTGAGAGTCTTGCCTGGCAGGTTAAGTGCCTTTTAAAATACTCTACAACTTGGAAACCTTTAAATCCTAATTCCTGGTTATATCATGCTAAACTCTTAGATCCAAGCACACCAGTCCATATACTTCGAGAGATAGGTCTAAGACTCTCTCATTGCTCCCACTGTGTACCCAAACTGGAACCAATTCCTGAATGGCCTCCTCTGGCTTCTTGTGGAGTCCCGCCTTTTCAAAAGCCCCTTACAAATCCCAGCCGGCTTTCTAGAGATCATGCCACTCTAAATGGAGCACTGCAATTTGCCACCAAACAGTTAAGCCGAACGTTGAGTAGAGCCACTCCCATACCTGAATACCTAAAACAGATCCCTAATTCATGTGTTTCTGGTTGTTGCTGTGGCTGGTTAACTAAAACAGTTAAGGAAACAACCCGAACTGAACCCATCAATACTACTTACTCCTACACTGACTTCCAAAAGGCAGTTAACAAACTCCTAACTGCATCACTGTAA